The Papaver somniferum cultivar HN1 unplaced genomic scaffold, ASM357369v1 unplaced-scaffold_107, whole genome shotgun sequence genome includes a region encoding these proteins:
- the LOC113328343 gene encoding uncharacterized protein LOC113328343: MVLSDEWKELKKPAIAEEHANITSIIMDGYFWSNADKVLRITKPMYIMLRFSDSDKAVIGEAYQQMDMMLGCLQDTLADDIDIKNIIQQIVVQRWSKIKIPLHCLAYLLVPKYYTNTWLMKPAPGGVNRKKPNYDKEVQDGYLAAIDKMFPISEEAAVIRHQISDFVSNGGSFACPQAIADRARMSAKQWWGLYGGGAPELCILAMRVLSQSVNSTCAERCWSIYSYIHSVKRNKLGSDRAEKLVYVHYNQRLLARQRADYEIQYRNWDVNPEENNIEESIEIIEARERHTISDNEVDYFTTQTPAVLHPPLHLHLHLHHHLQVHKNMKHLHKCEFRVLVRNTRSKRGQ, translated from the coding sequence ATGGTGTTATCGGATGAATGGAAAGAGCTTAAGAAGCCTGCAATTGCAGAAGAACATGCAAACATCACCTCAATTATCATGGATGGGTATTTTTGGAGTAATGCGGATAAAGTGTTGCGCATAACAAAGCCGATGTATATTATGCTCAGATTTTCGGATTCCGACAAGGCCGTTATAGGAGAAGCATATCAGCAAATGGATATGATGCTGGGCTGTTTACAAGACACACTTGCAGATGATATAGATATTAAAAATATTATTCAGCAAATTGTGGTTCAAAGATGGAGTAAAATAAAAATTCCATTGCATTGCTTAGCTTATTTGCTTGTACCTAAGTATTACACAAATACATGGCTAATGAAACCAGCTCCGGGTGGCGTTAACAGGAAGAAGCCTAACTACGACAAAGAAGTTCAGGATGGGTATCTAGCTGCTATCGATAAGATGTTTCCAATATCGGAAGAAGCTGCAGTTATACGACatcaaattagtgattttgtgagTAATGGAGGTTCTTTCGCGTGCCCACAAGCTATAGCGGATAGAGCAAGGATGAGTGCAAAACAGTGGTGGGGTTTATATGGCGGAGGGGCACCGGAGCTTTGCATCTTAGCTATGAGAGTGTTGTCACAAAGTGTTAACTCTACTTGTGCAGAAAGATGTTGGAGCATATATAGCTACATCCACAGTGTAAAGAGAAACAAATTGGGATCTGATAGGGCTGAAAAACTTGTGTATGTTCACTATAACCAACGTCTTCTTGCAAGGCAAAGAGCCGATTACGAGATTCAATATAGAAACTGGGATGTAAATCCGGAAGAAAACAACATTGAAGAATCTATTGAAATAATTGAAGCAAGGGAGCGACACACAATATCTGATAATGAAGTGGATTACTTTACAACACAAACACCTGCTGTCCTCCATCCTCCCctacacctccacctccacctccaccaccacctccaagtTCACAAGAACATGAAACACTTGCACAAATGCGAGTTCAGAGTGCTTGTAAGAAACACAAGAAGCAAAAGAGGTCAATGA